The following proteins come from a genomic window of Helicobacter canadensis MIT 98-5491:
- a CDS encoding DUF2393 domain-containing protein: MQLTLESFLSLLTQFTQYFSLYDYLILSSIFLGILLFFLLSILLSSNTIVCFLMLFMSAILFFASPFIYQYIMQTYLKKIELTLSHNSKLQYDDIYYIKGTIKNAGSLDLKGCVVTTNFIPKNSNQFQQIKYTIRPIFRHKETYKKPLKKQESFEFEALFEAPKSLIYSNYKLQTQADCY, translated from the coding sequence ATGCAACTAACTCTTGAATCTTTCCTTTCACTCTTAACACAATTTACTCAATATTTTTCATTGTATGATTACCTAATCCTTTCATCAATTTTTTTAGGAATCTTGCTTTTCTTTCTCTTAAGCATCCTTTTGTCTTCAAATACTATTGTGTGTTTTTTAATGCTTTTTATGAGTGCTATTTTATTTTTTGCCTCTCCTTTTATTTATCAATATATTATGCAAACCTATCTCAAAAAAATAGAACTCACTCTTTCCCATAATAGCAAACTACAATATGATGACATCTACTACATCAAAGGCACAATCAAAAATGCCGGATCTCTTGATTTAAAAGGTTGTGTGGTAACAACAAACTTTATACCTAAAAATTCTAATCAATTCCAACAAATCAAATACACAATAAGGCCTATTTTTCGCCACAAAGAGACTTACAAAAAACCCCTAAAAAAACAAGAATCTTTTGAATTTGAAGCATTATTTGAAGCTCCAAAATCTCTTATTTATTCTAATTACAAACTTCAAACTCAAGCGGATTGCTATTAA
- the trpB gene encoding tryptophan synthase subunit beta — protein MQAPYLKQFPDENGFFGKFGGSFVPEPIAKAMEEINQAYNLIAQNSDFIAELRKIRKHFQGRPTPIYFAHNLTKEYGGAGIYLKREDLNHTGAHKLNHCMGEALLAKFMGKKKLIAETGAGQHGVALATAAAYFGLECEIHMGEMDIAKEHPNVVRMKILGAKVVSVSRGAKTLKEAVDSAFEAYLSDPKNTMYAIGSVVGPHPFPKMVRDFQAIVGIESKEQFLEMTGELPDIVCACVGGGSNAMGIFSGFIDDAIDLVGVEPLGRGSALGEHAASLSYGSEGVMHGFNSIMLKDSHGEPAPVYSVASGLDYPSVGPEHAYLHSIGRTKIAAISDKEAISAFFALSKKEGIIPAIESSHALAYALKIAPELKGKKILVNLSGRGDKDIDFVVEKYGYGE, from the coding sequence ATGCAAGCACCCTATCTCAAACAATTTCCTGATGAAAATGGATTTTTTGGCAAATTTGGTGGAAGTTTTGTGCCAGAGCCTATTGCTAAGGCTATGGAAGAGATTAATCAAGCCTATAATCTTATCGCGCAAAATAGCGATTTTATCGCAGAGCTTCGCAAGATTCGTAAACACTTTCAAGGGCGCCCTACACCAATTTATTTTGCACATAATTTAACCAAAGAATATGGCGGTGCGGGAATCTATCTCAAGCGAGAGGATTTAAATCACACCGGCGCTCACAAGCTTAATCATTGTATGGGCGAGGCACTTTTGGCAAAATTTATGGGCAAAAAGAAGCTCATAGCAGAAACTGGAGCAGGGCAACATGGCGTGGCTTTGGCTACTGCTGCAGCGTATTTTGGGCTAGAGTGTGAGATTCATATGGGTGAGATGGATATAGCAAAAGAACACCCAAATGTCGTGCGTATGAAGATTTTGGGGGCTAAGGTTGTGAGCGTAAGTCGTGGAGCCAAAACGCTTAAAGAAGCCGTAGATTCAGCCTTTGAAGCATATTTGAGTGATCCAAAAAACACGATGTATGCCATTGGTTCTGTGGTAGGTCCTCACCCATTTCCTAAAATGGTGCGTGATTTTCAAGCGATTGTGGGTATTGAATCTAAAGAGCAATTTTTGGAGATGACAGGGGAATTACCAGATATTGTGTGTGCGTGTGTGGGTGGCGGAAGCAATGCTATGGGAATTTTTAGTGGTTTTATTGATGATGCCATAGATCTTGTGGGTGTGGAGCCACTAGGGCGTGGCAGTGCGCTTGGAGAGCATGCAGCAAGTCTAAGCTATGGAAGTGAGGGTGTGATGCACGGATTTAATAGCATAATGCTTAAAGATTCTCATGGAGAACCAGCACCGGTATATAGTGTGGCAAGTGGGCTTGATTACCCAAGTGTGGGACCAGAACACGCGTATTTGCATAGTATCGGACGCACAAAGATTGCAGCTATTAGTGATAAGGAAGCCATTAGTGCGTTTTTTGCGTTGAGTAAAAAAGAGGGCATTATCCCTGCTATTGAATCTAGTCATGCTCTAGCCTATGCGCTAAAGATTGCACCAGAATTAAAGGGTAAAAAAATTCTTGTGAATCTTAGTGGTAGAGGGGATAAGGATATCGATTTTGTGGTAGAAAAATATGGCTATGGCGAGTGA
- a CDS encoding shikimate dehydrogenase encodes MQFAVIGNPITHSLSPLLHNSAFRTLGIKGYYGRYCLDNSENFSTLTSLKLKGANVTIPYKETAFSHCDEVFGIAKQIQAVNTLVFKENKLLGYNTDALGFYQCIEKFQFKNALILGAGGSAKAVACILKDKGITTTILNRSKERLESFIALGFQCSTYDNFFKQESYDIIINTTPSGLIQNSLPLEESKLKALLEDSKLAFDLIYGIQTPFLNLAKNLHIPTQDGKMMLINQAILAFEIFMDSLGITYHKNNLISSMQNAL; translated from the coding sequence ATGCAATTTGCCGTTATTGGAAATCCTATTACTCACTCTCTTTCACCACTTTTGCATAACTCCGCTTTTAGAACTCTTGGAATCAAAGGTTACTATGGACGCTATTGCCTAGATAACTCAGAGAATTTTTCTACCCTAACCTCACTAAAACTTAAAGGTGCTAATGTTACCATACCTTACAAAGAAACCGCATTTTCACACTGCGATGAAGTTTTTGGAATCGCCAAACAAATCCAAGCGGTTAATACACTGGTTTTTAAAGAAAATAAACTTTTGGGTTACAATACCGATGCACTTGGCTTCTATCAATGTATTGAAAAATTCCAATTCAAAAATGCTCTCATTCTTGGTGCTGGAGGATCTGCAAAAGCGGTAGCCTGCATCTTAAAGGACAAAGGAATAACCACAACTATTCTCAATCGTTCCAAAGAAAGACTTGAATCTTTTATTGCCTTAGGATTTCAATGCTCCACTTATGACAATTTCTTTAAACAAGAATCTTATGATATTATTATCAACACTACACCCTCTGGATTAATCCAAAATTCCCTGCCTCTTGAAGAATCCAAATTAAAAGCCCTCTTAGAAGATTCTAAACTTGCCTTTGATTTAATCTATGGAATCCAAACTCCTTTTTTAAATCTTGCTAAGAATCTACACATTCCCACACAAGATGGAAAAATGATGCTCATTAACCAAGCTATCCTTGCTTTTGAAATTTTTATGGATTCTCTTGGAATCACTTATCATAAAAATAACCTCATTAGCAGTATGCAAAATGCCCTATAA
- a CDS encoding SH3 domain-containing protein: MLANIKRFFKIYPLPIFVLLLVFAIYYSIFEILKKQDLKTTKPITEAELMQSETPKESPTTPEPIQDPKLETPQPNTPTLVENKIEEKVEIKVENKKIITSKVPSLNIRQEPNVNSAIIGKLTPYIQAIVLEDNGEWFLIGASQNSKALGWVVKTYTQTLPQKVISQDTEVIKIDLPQFFTSLAPRLNIRQMPSTQAKVLGVLTPEDSVEVLESAGEWVKIQDINPTSNKSGWVMRRFLKEI, from the coding sequence ATGTTAGCTAACATAAAGCGTTTTTTTAAAATTTATCCGCTTCCCATTTTTGTGCTTTTGTTAGTGTTTGCTATTTATTATTCTATTTTTGAAATTTTAAAAAAGCAAGATCTAAAAACAACAAAACCTATTACCGAAGCAGAACTTATGCAGAGTGAAACCCCAAAAGAATCACCAACTACCCCCGAGCCTATACAAGATCCAAAGCTAGAAACTCCACAACCCAATACACCAACATTAGTAGAAAATAAGATAGAAGAAAAAGTGGAGATTAAAGTAGAAAATAAAAAAATAATTACTTCTAAAGTTCCCTCACTTAATATTCGTCAAGAACCCAATGTCAATTCTGCTATTATTGGCAAACTTACACCTTATATTCAAGCCATTGTTTTAGAAGATAATGGCGAATGGTTTTTAATTGGAGCAAGTCAAAATAGCAAAGCATTGGGTTGGGTTGTAAAGACCTACACACAAACCCTACCTCAAAAAGTTATTTCTCAAGACACGGAAGTGATCAAGATTGATTTACCTCAATTTTTTACTTCATTAGCTCCACGGCTTAATATTCGTCAAATGCCAAGCACACAAGCAAAGGTTCTAGGCGTTCTCACACCTGAAGATAGTGTTGAAGTTTTAGAGAGTGCTGGAGAATGGGTAAAAATCCAAGATATTAACCCCACTTCTAATAAAAGCGGTTGGGTAATGAGAAGATTTCTTAAAGAGATTTAA
- the pdxA gene encoding 4-hydroxythreonine-4-phosphate dehydrogenase, whose protein sequence is MKIAISVGDINGIGLEILLKSHQKISKICTPLYCIDKPLLKKAARILDIKIPKNLICISPNAKIPEIIPATLTKESGAYSYASFLCALNLTQNKQAKALTTLPIHKKAWQLANIPYAGHTEAFRDLFKQDAIMILGSPKLYVALFTDHIPLKEVPNKITEESLTSFLLNLAPHITKTPCGVLGLNPHAGDLGVLGNEENAIKQAIHCVNEQLGKEIFIGPLVPDTAFIGKHLKYYVAMYHDQGLIPLKTLYFKESINFTLNLPIIRTSVDHGTAFDIAYHNKANLKSYFNAIKEAIFRSKNSKKQTMLTKNTPLKF, encoded by the coding sequence ATGAAAATTGCCATTAGTGTTGGAGATATTAACGGAATTGGACTAGAAATTTTACTCAAAAGTCATCAAAAAATTTCTAAAATTTGCACTCCGCTTTATTGCATTGATAAACCCCTTCTTAAAAAAGCAGCTAGGATACTTGATATTAAAATCCCAAAAAACCTTATCTGCATTTCTCCAAATGCCAAAATTCCAGAAATTATCCCTGCTACACTAACCAAAGAAAGTGGAGCTTATTCTTATGCTAGTTTTCTTTGTGCTTTAAATCTCACACAAAACAAACAAGCCAAAGCCTTAACTACACTCCCAATCCATAAAAAAGCGTGGCAATTAGCCAATATTCCCTATGCAGGACATACTGAAGCTTTTAGAGATTTATTCAAACAAGATGCGATTATGATTTTAGGCTCCCCCAAACTTTATGTCGCTTTATTTACCGATCACATACCCCTTAAAGAAGTGCCCAATAAAATCACCGAAGAATCCTTAACAAGCTTCCTTTTAAATCTTGCTCCCCACATCACCAAAACACCCTGTGGAGTTTTGGGTTTAAATCCGCACGCTGGTGATTTAGGCGTTCTAGGCAATGAAGAAAATGCAATCAAACAAGCAATCCATTGCGTTAATGAACAATTAGGCAAAGAAATCTTTATTGGGCCACTCGTTCCTGATACTGCTTTTATTGGCAAACACTTAAAATACTATGTTGCTATGTATCACGATCAAGGACTAATTCCGCTTAAAACACTTTATTTTAAAGAAAGTATCAATTTTACTTTAAATCTCCCTATCATTCGCACTTCTGTAGATCATGGCACGGCTTTTGATATTGCCTATCACAACAAAGCCAACCTAAAAAGCTATTTTAATGCCATTAAAGAAGCTATTTTCCGTTCCAAAAATTCAAAAAAGCAAACTATGCTAACAAAAAATACTCCATTGAAATTCTAA
- a CDS encoding prohibitin family protein, which produces MPIDLNEHLRQKNKNYKPQNDNNSGNGNNGNNRNKGFQNYPKMPSFNLPSGKKMATLYALIILIALLFLLKPFTIINSGEVGVKITTGEFDPTPLQPGIHFFIPGIQKIIPVNTKVRIAEFTSSETQNFRNIDEGSIRDKAISVLDSRGLSVSVELAVQYRLDPLGVPQTIATWGQNWEERIIIPVIREIVRNVVGSFPAEELPTKRNEIATLIDQRFRENINNLENRPVQLESIQLTEIVLPIAIKEQIERVQVARQEAERARYEVERAKQEAEKQAALAKGAADATIIQADAQAKANRIISQSLSNSLLQLRQIEVQGKFNEALQNNRDAKIFLTPGGSTPNIWLDSKDTQRSSSAGQ; this is translated from the coding sequence ATGCCTATTGATTTAAACGAACATTTAAGACAAAAAAATAAAAATTATAAACCTCAAAACGATAATAATAGCGGTAATGGTAATAACGGAAATAATCGCAATAAAGGTTTTCAAAACTATCCCAAAATGCCATCTTTTAACCTACCAAGTGGTAAAAAAATGGCAACACTTTATGCGCTTATCATTCTTATTGCACTTTTATTTTTACTTAAGCCTTTTACCATTATTAATAGTGGTGAGGTGGGAGTAAAAATCACCACTGGGGAATTTGATCCTACGCCATTGCAACCTGGAATTCACTTTTTCATTCCCGGAATTCAAAAAATTATCCCTGTAAATACCAAAGTAAGAATCGCAGAATTTACAAGCTCTGAAACACAGAATTTTCGTAATATTGATGAAGGGAGCATTAGAGACAAAGCTATTAGTGTGCTTGATTCAAGAGGCTTATCTGTATCTGTGGAATTAGCTGTTCAATACCGCTTAGATCCACTAGGAGTGCCCCAAACTATCGCTACTTGGGGGCAAAATTGGGAAGAAAGAATTATTATTCCTGTTATTCGTGAAATTGTCCGCAATGTCGTAGGAAGTTTTCCTGCTGAAGAATTGCCAACCAAACGCAATGAAATTGCTACACTCATCGATCAAAGATTCCGCGAAAATATTAATAACCTAGAAAATCGCCCAGTGCAATTAGAATCAATCCAACTCACAGAGATTGTTTTGCCTATAGCTATCAAAGAACAAATTGAACGCGTGCAAGTTGCAAGACAAGAAGCAGAAAGAGCAAGATATGAGGTAGAAAGAGCAAAACAAGAAGCAGAAAAACAAGCTGCCCTAGCCAAAGGTGCTGCTGATGCAACAATTATTCAAGCAGATGCACAAGCTAAAGCCAACCGAATTATTAGTCAAAGCTTAAGTAATTCACTTTTGCAGCTCCGCCAAATTGAAGTGCAAGGTAAATTCAATGAAGCGCTTCAAAATAATCGTGATGCAAAAATTTTCTTAACTCCAGGTGGTTCTACCCCAAATATTTGGCTTGACTCTAAAGATACGCAAAGATCAAGCTCTGCAGGACAATAA
- the hpf gene encoding ribosome hibernation-promoting factor, HPF/YfiA family has product MNTTITSRHFELTDSIKNYIFRLSESLEKYNLNILSTRIVISYQEKKGKEKKKRSYTIDITLSIAKTNTIVISQKDKDLYTAADLAFSRMHKVLRRYHDKINHKQATPSEEITAIEILRNEAKASNQEDEIVPMDLDLHKPLDIEDALERLKSSSQQFFVFNDKDSKMRVIYKRIDGKYGLY; this is encoded by the coding sequence ATGAATACAACTATTACTTCGCGGCATTTTGAATTAACCGATTCGATTAAAAACTACATTTTTCGCCTTAGTGAAAGCTTAGAAAAATATAATCTCAATATTTTAAGCACACGCATTGTTATTTCCTATCAAGAAAAAAAGGGGAAAGAAAAGAAAAAGCGTTCTTATACAATCGATATTACTCTATCTATCGCCAAAACAAATACTATTGTCATTAGTCAAAAAGATAAAGATCTCTACACAGCTGCTGATCTAGCATTTTCGCGTATGCACAAAGTTTTGCGTCGCTACCACGATAAAATCAATCATAAACAAGCTACACCAAGTGAAGAGATCACAGCAATAGAAATCCTAAGAAACGAAGCCAAAGCTTCAAATCAAGAAGATGAAATTGTGCCAATGGATTTAGATTTACACAAACCTTTAGACATTGAAGATGCCTTAGAAAGGCTCAAAAGTAGCTCACAGCAATTCTTTGTTTTTAATGATAAAGATTCTAAAATGCGTGTGATTTACAAACGAATTGATGGAAAATACGGGCTTTACTAA
- the hisIE gene encoding bifunctional phosphoribosyl-AMP cyclohydrolase/phosphoribosyl-ATP diphosphatase HisIE: MEILETIAWDKLQNGLIPAIAQDYQTNEVLMLAFMNKEALELSLQSGYAHYFSRTKNRLWKKGEQSGHTQEIIECYLDCDKDTLLLKVKQKGVACHTGNHTCFFNQITLDSIVQKSSKTIDTSNLYGAIDTLYHTLLERKNSDPNTSYTASLYHKGENTIAKKIVEEAAELGFAIKDKNAKEIIYETADLLYHSLVGLAYRDLSPDLVKQEIIRRFGLSGIEEKNSREK; this comes from the coding sequence GTGGAAATTTTAGAAACTATTGCTTGGGATAAACTCCAAAATGGACTTATTCCAGCTATTGCTCAAGATTACCAAACCAATGAAGTTTTAATGCTTGCTTTTATGAATAAAGAAGCTTTGGAACTTAGTTTGCAAAGTGGCTATGCTCACTACTTTTCACGCACAAAAAATCGCCTTTGGAAAAAAGGTGAGCAAAGCGGTCATACACAAGAGATTATTGAATGTTATCTTGATTGCGATAAGGATACTTTGCTGCTTAAAGTCAAACAAAAGGGAGTTGCCTGCCACACAGGCAATCACACTTGCTTTTTTAATCAAATTACTTTAGATTCCATAGTGCAAAAATCTTCCAAAACGATTGATACTTCCAATCTTTATGGTGCTATTGATACGCTTTATCACACCTTGCTAGAACGAAAAAATTCCGATCCAAATACCTCTTATACCGCCTCTTTATATCACAAAGGCGAAAACACTATTGCTAAAAAAATCGTTGAAGAAGCGGCTGAATTAGGCTTTGCCATCAAAGATAAAAATGCTAAAGAAATTATTTATGAGACTGCTGATTTACTCTACCATTCTCTTGTTGGATTAGCCTATAGAGATCTAAGCCCCGACTTAGTCAAGCAAGAGATCATTCGACGCTTTGGACTGAGTGGAATTGAAGAAAAAAATTCTAGAGAAAAGTAA
- the purM gene encoding phosphoribosylformylglycinamidine cyclo-ligase, with protein MQKFNYKDSGVDIAEGNALVESLKGLVKSTFNANVLGGIGSFSGAYALPSGYKEPVILAATDGVGTKLRLAIDYGILDSVGIDLVAMCVNDLICNFATPLFFLDYYATGKLDKNKALEVIKGITQGCLEAECALIGGETAEMPGMYEGKDFDLAGFAVGIGEKEIVQRENQAKAGDVLIALPSSGIHSNGYSLVRKILSQNKIDLEANFDGKPLIQTLLTPTKIYVKTFKKLQNKIKALAHITGGGIIENLPRCLPNNLDALIKENQIKTLPIFDLLTKYTEETDKYRTFNMGVGMIFVCSQEDADFVAKESQGYILGELTKGNHEIKFV; from the coding sequence ATGCAAAAATTTAATTATAAAGATTCGGGCGTAGATATTGCAGAGGGCAACGCATTAGTAGAAAGCCTAAAAGGGCTTGTCAAATCAACTTTTAATGCTAATGTTTTAGGCGGAATTGGTTCTTTTAGTGGAGCTTATGCACTTCCTAGTGGATATAAAGAACCTGTGATTCTAGCCGCCACTGATGGCGTTGGGACAAAGCTTCGCCTAGCAATTGATTATGGAATCTTAGATAGCGTGGGGATTGACTTAGTAGCAATGTGCGTGAATGATCTTATCTGTAATTTTGCTACTCCTTTATTTTTCTTAGACTACTACGCTACAGGAAAACTTGATAAAAATAAGGCTTTAGAAGTGATTAAAGGTATCACTCAAGGTTGCTTGGAAGCTGAATGCGCCTTAATTGGTGGAGAAACTGCTGAAATGCCTGGAATGTATGAAGGAAAAGATTTTGACCTTGCAGGATTTGCTGTTGGAATTGGAGAGAAAGAAATCGTTCAAAGAGAAAATCAAGCCAAGGCGGGAGATGTATTAATTGCGCTTCCAAGTAGCGGAATCCACTCAAATGGATATTCATTAGTGCGAAAGATTCTAAGCCAAAATAAAATTGATTTGGAAGCTAATTTTGATGGCAAACCTCTTATTCAAACCTTGCTAACGCCCACTAAAATCTATGTTAAAACTTTCAAAAAACTCCAAAATAAAATCAAAGCCTTAGCACACATTACAGGAGGCGGAATCATTGAAAATCTTCCAAGATGCCTTCCTAATAACCTTGATGCCCTCATCAAAGAAAACCAAATCAAAACTTTACCTATTTTTGATTTACTAACAAAATACACCGAAGAAACAGATAAATACCGCACCTTTAATATGGGTGTCGGTATGATTTTTGTTTGCTCTCAAGAAGATGCAGATTTTGTTGCAAAAGAATCCCAAGGATACATTCTAGGAGAACTCACAAAAGGTAATCACGAAATAAAATTTGTCTAA